One stretch of Serinicoccus hydrothermalis DNA includes these proteins:
- a CDS encoding ATP synthase F0 subunit C, with protein sequence MEALAPAIALVGYGLSTIGPAIGVGLIFAAYLNGVARQPEARGALTPFTILGFAVAEALAILGFVLFFIV encoded by the coding sequence ATGGAAGCCCTTGCTCCCGCCATCGCCCTGGTCGGCTACGGCCTGTCCACCATCGGCCCGGCCATCGGTGTCGGCCTCATCTTCGCCGCCTACCTCAACGGTGTGGCCCGCCAGCCCGAGGCCCGCGGCGCGCTGACGCCGTTCACCATCCTCGGCTTCGCCGTCGCCGAGGCCCTGGCCATCCTGGGCTTCGTCCTCTTCTTCATCGTCTAA
- the prmC gene encoding peptide chain release factor N(5)-glutamine methyltransferase, translated as MTVDELVRAATRRLAGAGVPSPGVDAELLLAHALGQDVSQVRRGRVLRESVGAQAHARFLELVVRRAGREPLQHLTGTAHFHGLDLSVGPGVFVPRPETETLVDLALRHLAPLREPVVVDLCTGSGAVALAIAVARPDARVGAVELSPEAYRYARANVAALGADVDLRLGEAQEAFADLLGRVDVVVSNPPYIPPDAVPVDVEVREHDPGLALYGGGADGLEVPAQVAARARDLLRPSGAFLMEHADVQGAAVVELLMGAGWESVLDHADLSGKPRVVQARTST; from the coding sequence GTGACCGTCGACGAGCTGGTCCGCGCCGCCACCCGGCGGCTGGCCGGCGCGGGGGTGCCGAGCCCGGGGGTCGACGCCGAGCTGCTGCTCGCGCACGCCCTCGGGCAGGACGTCTCCCAGGTGCGGCGGGGCAGGGTGCTGCGCGAGAGCGTCGGGGCGCAGGCGCACGCCCGCTTCCTCGAGCTGGTGGTCCGCCGCGCGGGGCGCGAGCCGCTGCAGCACCTCACCGGCACCGCGCACTTCCACGGGCTGGACCTGAGCGTGGGGCCGGGGGTCTTCGTCCCGCGTCCCGAGACCGAGACGCTGGTCGACCTCGCGCTGCGGCACCTGGCGCCGCTGCGGGAGCCGGTCGTCGTCGACCTGTGCACCGGCAGCGGGGCCGTCGCGCTCGCGATCGCCGTGGCCCGACCGGACGCCCGGGTGGGCGCCGTGGAGCTGTCTCCCGAGGCATACCGGTATGCCCGCGCCAACGTCGCCGCGCTCGGTGCCGACGTCGACCTGCGGCTGGGGGAGGCGCAGGAGGCCTTCGCCGACCTGCTGGGCCGGGTCGACGTCGTGGTGAGCAACCCGCCCTACATCCCGCCGGACGCCGTGCCGGTCGACGTCGAGGTGCGCGAGCACGACCCGGGGCTGGCGCTCTACGGCGGTGGGGCCGACGGGCTCGAGGTCCCGGCGCAGGTGGCGGCCCGGGCCCGGGACCTGCTGCGCCCGTCCGGTGCCTTCCTCATGGAGCACGCCGACGTCCAGGGTGCCGCCGTGGTCGAGCTTCTCATGGGGGCGGGCTGGGAGTCCGTCCTCGACCACGCCGATCTTTCCGGCAAGCCTCGGGTCGTGCAGGCGCGCACGTCAACCTGA
- the atpA gene encoding F0F1 ATP synthase subunit alpha, whose amino-acid sequence MTELSIRPEEIRDALDQFVQSYEPGSASREEVGRVVDAGDGIAHVEGLPSVMTNELLEFADGTLGLALNLDVHEVGVIVLGDFSGIEEGQDVRRTGEVLSVPVGDGYLGRVVNPLGQPIDGLGDIETDGRRALELQAPGVMARKSVHEPLQTGIKAIDSMIPIGRGQRQLIIGDRQTGKTTVAIDTILNQKANWESGDPDKQVRCIYVAIGQKGSTIASVRGTLEEQGALDYTTIVAAPASDAAGFKYLAPYTGSAIGQHWMYDGKHVLIVFDDLSKQAEAYRAVSLLLRRPPGREAYPGDVFYLHSRLLERCAKLSDEMGAGSMTGLPIIETKAGDVSAYIPTNVISITDGQIYLQADLFNSNVRPAIDVGVSVSRVGGAAQIKAMKSVSGRLKVDLAQFREMEAFAMFASDLDDASKAQLARGARMVEILKQPQSSPVSVEDQVAVIWAGTNGHIDEVPVSDVRRFETEWVEFLHREHDGLLDGIRESGKLGDDTEQALKDAMSAFQSEFTPDDSAEVGVGSAEEDPAEAMGDDEVDQEQLTVQRS is encoded by the coding sequence ATGACGGAGCTTTCGATCCGTCCCGAGGAGATCCGGGACGCCCTGGACCAGTTCGTCCAGTCCTACGAGCCGGGCAGCGCCTCGCGCGAAGAGGTCGGCCGGGTGGTCGACGCCGGTGACGGCATCGCCCACGTCGAGGGCCTGCCCTCGGTGATGACCAACGAGCTGCTCGAGTTCGCCGACGGCACGCTCGGGCTGGCGCTCAACCTCGACGTGCACGAGGTCGGCGTCATCGTCCTCGGCGACTTCTCCGGGATCGAGGAGGGCCAGGACGTCCGCCGCACCGGCGAGGTGCTCTCGGTGCCCGTCGGCGACGGTTACCTCGGTCGCGTCGTCAACCCCCTGGGCCAGCCGATCGACGGCCTCGGCGACATCGAGACCGACGGCCGCCGTGCGCTGGAGCTGCAGGCTCCCGGCGTCATGGCCCGCAAGTCGGTGCACGAGCCGCTGCAGACCGGCATCAAGGCGATCGACTCGATGATCCCGATCGGCCGTGGCCAGCGCCAGCTCATCATCGGCGACCGGCAGACCGGCAAGACCACGGTCGCGATCGACACGATCCTCAACCAGAAGGCCAACTGGGAGTCCGGTGACCCGGACAAGCAGGTGCGCTGCATCTACGTCGCGATCGGCCAGAAGGGCTCGACCATCGCCTCGGTGCGCGGCACGCTGGAGGAGCAGGGCGCGCTCGACTACACGACGATCGTCGCCGCCCCTGCCTCGGACGCGGCCGGCTTCAAGTACCTCGCCCCCTACACCGGCTCGGCCATCGGCCAGCACTGGATGTACGACGGCAAGCACGTGCTCATCGTCTTCGACGACCTGTCCAAGCAGGCCGAGGCCTACCGCGCCGTGTCGCTGCTGCTGCGCCGTCCGCCGGGCCGCGAGGCCTACCCGGGCGACGTCTTCTACCTGCACTCGCGGCTGCTCGAGCGTTGCGCCAAGCTCTCGGACGAGATGGGCGCGGGCTCGATGACCGGGCTGCCGATCATCGAGACCAAGGCTGGTGACGTCTCGGCCTACATCCCGACCAACGTCATCTCCATCACCGACGGACAGATCTACCTCCAGGCGGACCTGTTCAACTCCAACGTCCGCCCGGCGATCGACGTCGGTGTCTCGGTGTCCCGCGTCGGTGGCGCCGCGCAGATCAAGGCGATGAAGTCGGTCTCCGGACGGCTCAAGGTCGACCTCGCGCAGTTCCGCGAGATGGAGGCCTTCGCGATGTTCGCCTCCGACCTGGACGACGCCTCCAAGGCCCAGCTGGCCCGCGGCGCGCGCATGGTCGAGATCCTCAAGCAGCCCCAGTCCTCCCCGGTCTCGGTCGAGGACCAGGTCGCGGTCATCTGGGCCGGCACCAACGGACACATCGACGAGGTGCCGGTGAGCGACGTCCGCCGCTTCGAGACCGAGTGGGTCGAGTTCCTGCACCGCGAGCACGACGGCCTGCTGGACGGCATCCGCGAGAGCGGCAAGCTCGGGGACGACACCGAGCAGGCCCTCAAGGACGCGATGAGCGCCTTCCAGTCCGAGTTCACCCCGGACGACAGCGCCGAGGTCGGTGTCGGCTCCGCCGAGGAGGACCCGGCCGAGGCCATGGGCGATGACGAGGTCGACCAGGAGCAGCTGACCGTCCAGCGCAGCTGA
- the glyA gene encoding serine hydroxymethyltransferase: MTTRVSPDTYYGPSFSALLEQDPDIAGLLVSELDRQRAGIQLIASENQTSPAVLAALGSTLSNKYAEGYPDARYYGGCAEVDKVEKLAIERAKELFGADHANVQPHSGASANQAVYGAFASPGDTILAMSLDHGGHLTHGFKVSFSGKWFNAVHYGVAQDTEDIDYDQVEALAKEHRPRIILAGGSAIPRLIDFERFRAIADEVGAIFWVDAAHFIGLVAGKVIPSPVPHADIVSFTTHKVLRGPRGGAIVCKEEHAKKIDRAVFPMMQGGPLMHGVAGKAVNFAECMTPAYQAYAQQVLDNAAALAGALDAHDIRPITGGTDTHLSLHDLRGVGVTGRDAEARCDAAGIVLNKNAIPFDPEKPNVASGIRVGSPSVTTQGMGTEQMGTIADLIHRAVTETDGDPEHPVAREIRAQVGELVTSYPAYPEPAAG, from the coding sequence ATGACGACCCGCGTGAGTCCGGACACCTACTACGGCCCCTCCTTCTCCGCGCTGCTGGAGCAGGATCCGGACATCGCCGGGCTCCTCGTCTCCGAGCTGGACCGGCAGCGGGCCGGGATCCAGCTCATCGCGAGCGAGAACCAGACGAGCCCCGCCGTGCTCGCCGCCCTGGGGTCCACGCTGTCCAACAAGTATGCCGAGGGCTACCCGGACGCCCGCTACTACGGCGGGTGCGCCGAGGTCGACAAGGTGGAGAAGCTCGCGATCGAGCGGGCCAAGGAGCTCTTCGGCGCCGACCACGCCAACGTGCAGCCGCACTCCGGGGCGAGCGCCAACCAGGCGGTCTACGGCGCCTTCGCGTCGCCGGGGGACACCATCCTGGCCATGTCCCTGGACCACGGCGGGCACCTCACCCACGGCTTCAAGGTGAGCTTCTCGGGCAAGTGGTTCAACGCCGTGCACTACGGCGTCGCCCAGGACACCGAGGACATCGACTACGACCAGGTCGAGGCACTGGCCAAGGAGCACCGGCCCAGGATCATCCTCGCGGGCGGCTCGGCGATCCCGCGCCTCATCGACTTCGAGCGCTTCCGCGCGATCGCCGACGAGGTCGGTGCGATCTTCTGGGTGGACGCCGCGCACTTCATCGGGCTGGTCGCCGGCAAGGTCATCCCGTCGCCGGTGCCGCATGCCGACATCGTGTCCTTCACGACGCACAAGGTGCTGCGCGGTCCGCGCGGCGGGGCGATCGTCTGCAAGGAGGAGCACGCGAAGAAGATCGACCGCGCGGTCTTCCCCATGATGCAGGGCGGCCCGCTCATGCACGGCGTCGCCGGCAAGGCGGTCAACTTCGCCGAGTGCATGACCCCGGCCTACCAGGCCTACGCCCAGCAGGTGCTCGACAACGCGGCCGCGCTGGCGGGTGCGCTCGACGCCCACGACATCCGGCCCATCACGGGAGGGACCGACACCCACCTCTCCCTGCACGACCTGCGCGGCGTCGGGGTCACCGGCCGGGACGCCGAGGCCCGCTGCGACGCCGCAGGGATCGTGCTCAACAAGAACGCCATCCCGTTCGACCCGGAGAAGCCCAACGTGGCCTCGGGCATCCGGGTGGGCAGCCCCTCGGTCACCACCCAGGGCATGGGCACCGAGCAGATGGGCACCATCGCCGACCTCATCCACCGGGCCGTCACCGAGACCGACGGCGACCCGGAGCACCCGGTGGCCCGGGAGATCCGGGCGCAGGTCGGCGAGCTCGTGACGTCCTACCCCGCCTACCCCGAGCCCGCCGCGGGCTGA
- a CDS encoding F0F1 ATP synthase subunit delta, which yields MDSAYRRSLHGAREGLHEVLEHDGGSVDPARVGEDLWALARLVDGNAVLARTLADPSREGSERAAITERLLSGKIGDGALHAAKATVSQRWSGVTDLATALERVSVEAQLVHAQRAGRLDQVEDELFRFSRIVESTPDLQSALGDRRAPVAAKRSLVERLLSVKAAPETVTLAAQAAVGVRGARVERTLVAYLEQAAELQDQVTAVVTTAIPLRPEQEESLRSTLSRQYGRTVHTNVVIDPDVVGGIRVEIGDEVIDGTVSHRLDQARRLMAG from the coding sequence ATGGACAGCGCCTACCGCCGCTCCCTCCACGGGGCCCGCGAGGGTCTGCACGAGGTGCTCGAGCACGACGGCGGGTCCGTCGACCCGGCGCGTGTCGGGGAGGACCTCTGGGCCCTGGCCCGTCTCGTGGACGGCAACGCCGTGCTGGCGCGCACCCTGGCCGACCCCTCGCGGGAGGGCTCCGAGCGGGCCGCGATCACCGAGCGTCTGCTCAGCGGCAAGATCGGTGACGGGGCGCTGCACGCCGCCAAGGCCACGGTGTCCCAGCGCTGGTCCGGTGTGACCGACCTGGCCACCGCGCTCGAGCGGGTGTCGGTGGAGGCCCAGCTCGTGCACGCGCAGCGTGCCGGGAGGCTGGACCAGGTGGAGGACGAGCTCTTCCGCTTCAGCCGCATCGTCGAGTCCACCCCCGACCTGCAGTCCGCGCTCGGCGACCGGCGTGCGCCGGTCGCGGCGAAGCGCTCCCTCGTGGAGCGGCTGCTCTCGGTCAAGGCCGCCCCGGAGACCGTCACCCTGGCCGCCCAGGCCGCGGTCGGCGTCCGCGGTGCCCGCGTGGAGCGCACGCTCGTGGCCTACCTCGAGCAGGCCGCCGAGCTCCAGGACCAGGTGACCGCGGTCGTCACCACGGCCATCCCGCTGCGGCCCGAGCAGGAGGAGTCGCTGCGCTCCACGCTCAGCCGGCAGTACGGCCGCACCGTCCACACCAACGTGGTCATCGACCCCGATGTCGTCGGTGGCATCCGGGTGGAGATCGGCGACGAGGTCATCGACGGCACGGTGAGCCACCGGCTCGACCAGGCCCGGCGCCTCATGGCCGGCTGA
- the atpB gene encoding F0F1 ATP synthase subunit A, with protein MTSVTLGRPLVLADESGFHAPSPADFWQPYFGPEGWEITRPMFVMTLVTIGLVALLTLGTKNLRLVPGKGQFLFETVYGFVRNDISRDLIGSKHYKRYVPFLLAIFFFVLANNLMGITPLVMLAPTAVIGVPIALTAVVYVVYHLAGFRQQGFIGYFKHMVPEGVPLVIRPVVLLLEIFSYFVTRPLTLALRLFGNMFAGHMILTLFVAGGWFLVQQGALMAIAGAGSFLMAFLMTFFELLIQVVQAYVFTLLAASYIGDGLAEGH; from the coding sequence GTGACCAGTGTGACCCTGGGACGACCACTAGTCCTGGCGGACGAGTCCGGTTTCCACGCCCCGTCCCCGGCCGACTTCTGGCAGCCCTACTTCGGGCCGGAGGGCTGGGAGATCACCCGCCCGATGTTCGTCATGACGCTCGTCACCATCGGCCTCGTGGCGCTGCTCACGCTGGGCACCAAGAACCTCCGGCTCGTCCCCGGCAAGGGCCAGTTCCTCTTCGAGACGGTCTACGGCTTCGTCCGCAACGACATCTCGCGTGACCTCATCGGCAGCAAGCACTACAAGAGGTACGTCCCGTTCCTGCTGGCCATCTTCTTCTTCGTGCTCGCCAACAACCTCATGGGTATCACCCCGCTCGTGATGCTCGCGCCGACGGCGGTCATCGGGGTGCCCATCGCACTCACCGCGGTGGTCTACGTCGTCTACCACCTGGCCGGCTTCCGGCAGCAGGGCTTCATCGGCTACTTCAAGCACATGGTGCCGGAGGGCGTGCCGCTGGTCATCCGGCCGGTCGTACTGCTCCTGGAGATCTTCAGCTACTTCGTCACCCGGCCCCTCACGCTGGCCCTGCGACTCTTCGGCAACATGTTCGCCGGTCACATGATCCTCACCCTCTTCGTCGCCGGCGGCTGGTTCCTGGTGCAGCAGGGTGCGCTCATGGCGATCGCCGGTGCCGGGTCCTTCCTCATGGCCTTCCTCATGACCTTCTTCGAGCTGCTCATCCAGGTCGTCCAGGCCTACGTCTTCACGCTGCTCGCGGCCTCCTACATCGGCGACGGACTCGCCGAGGGCCACTGA
- a CDS encoding F0F1 ATP synthase subunit B: MSLQTLVVRTAEGTEERSPIFPHTPELVWGLLMFGVIFLVVWKVAWPRLEGIVTARQDAIEGGMERAEKAEAEAAAAKKKYEEQLGDARAEAAHIREKAKEQGAQIIAEMREQANVEAHRITETAHKQIEAERQQAMVQLRGEVGQISTALASKIVGESLDDEARQRGIVDRFLADLDSGAITPEKLGAGDEGR; encoded by the coding sequence GTGTCGCTACAGACGCTGGTCGTGAGGACCGCGGAGGGGACCGAGGAGCGATCCCCGATCTTCCCGCACACGCCGGAGCTGGTCTGGGGCCTGCTCATGTTCGGCGTCATCTTCCTGGTCGTCTGGAAGGTCGCCTGGCCCCGCCTCGAGGGCATCGTGACCGCACGCCAGGACGCCATCGAGGGCGGCATGGAGCGTGCCGAGAAGGCGGAGGCCGAGGCCGCCGCCGCCAAGAAGAAGTACGAGGAGCAGCTCGGCGACGCCCGGGCCGAGGCCGCGCACATCCGCGAGAAGGCCAAGGAGCAGGGCGCGCAGATCATCGCCGAGATGCGCGAGCAGGCCAACGTCGAGGCCCACCGCATCACCGAGACCGCGCACAAGCAGATCGAGGCCGAGCGTCAGCAGGCCATGGTCCAGCTGCGCGGCGAGGTGGGGCAGATCTCCACCGCGCTGGCCAGCAAGATCGTCGGGGAGTCCCTCGACGACGAGGCGCGGCAGCGTGGGATCGTCGACCGCTTCCTCGCCGACCTCGACTCCGGAGCCATCACCCCGGAGAAGCTCGGCGCGGGCGACGAGGGTCGCTGA
- the rpmE gene encoding 50S ribosomal protein L31, translating to MQKDIHPEYVETQVTCTCGASFTTRSTATSGRINADVCSNCHPFYTGKQKILDTGGRVARFQERYGKKAAN from the coding sequence ATGCAGAAGGACATCCACCCGGAGTACGTCGAGACCCAGGTCACCTGCACCTGCGGCGCGTCGTTCACCACCCGGAGCACCGCCACGTCCGGCCGCATCAACGCCGACGTCTGCTCCAACTGCCACCCGTTCTACACGGGCAAGCAGAAGATCCTGGACACCGGTGGCCGGGTGGCCCGCTTCCAGGAGCGCTACGGCAAGAAGGCCGCCAACTAG
- a CDS encoding L-threonylcarbamoyladenylate synthase, translated as MSATPPQDRLLDCTEENQRESSLARAAEVVREGKVVVLPTDTVYGVGADAFDVVAVAMVLAAKHRGREMPPPVLVPNPRTVDGLATDLPMYARMLMRHFWPGPLTLVLRAQPSLQWDLGETNGTVALRMPDDEIALSLLAEVGPLAVSSANVTGQPAATTAQEALDQLGGAVAAYLDGGPRTGGEPSTILDCTGEEPVVLRLGALGAEDIRAVLGRTVLHDSPSDAEPAAEGGEHDGIPEGDAAGDDDAQDDRAALVGSVRPSGVPAASGSMRTIPATSSAGEPSTP; from the coding sequence ATGTCCGCCACGCCGCCGCAGGACCGCCTGCTCGACTGCACGGAGGAGAACCAGCGCGAGTCCTCGCTCGCCCGTGCCGCGGAGGTGGTTCGTGAGGGCAAGGTGGTGGTCCTGCCGACCGACACGGTCTACGGCGTGGGGGCCGACGCCTTCGACGTCGTCGCGGTGGCGATGGTCCTCGCGGCCAAGCACCGCGGGCGCGAGATGCCTCCGCCCGTGCTGGTGCCGAACCCCCGGACCGTCGACGGCCTGGCGACCGACCTGCCGATGTATGCCCGGATGCTCATGCGCCACTTCTGGCCCGGGCCGCTCACGCTCGTGCTGCGGGCCCAGCCCTCGCTGCAGTGGGACCTGGGCGAGACGAACGGCACCGTCGCGCTGCGCATGCCGGACGACGAGATCGCCCTGAGCCTGCTCGCCGAGGTCGGGCCGCTGGCCGTGTCCAGCGCCAACGTCACCGGCCAGCCCGCCGCGACCACGGCGCAGGAGGCCCTGGACCAGCTCGGCGGAGCGGTCGCCGCCTATCTCGACGGCGGCCCGCGGACCGGCGGGGAGCCGTCGACCATCCTCGACTGCACGGGGGAGGAGCCGGTCGTGCTGCGCCTCGGTGCGCTGGGCGCCGAGGACATCCGGGCGGTGCTGGGGAGGACCGTCCTGCACGACTCGCCCTCCGACGCCGAGCCCGCCGCTGAGGGTGGGGAGCACGACGGCATACCCGAGGGTGACGCCGCCGGGGACGACGACGCCCAGGACGACCGGGCGGCGCTCGTCGGGTCGGTGCGACCGAGCGGGGTCCCGGCGGCCTCGGGATCGATGCGCACCATCCCTGCGACCTCCTCCGCAGGGGAGCCGAGCACCCCCTAG
- a CDS encoding glycosyltransferase family 4 protein, with product MREFMMVLLTAAIVTYLATPLVRRLALRVGAITAVRDRDVHSVPIPRLGGVAMLLGFAAAVLLGSQLPYHGQLFDATPRLFGVLAAAALITALGAIDDIRELDWMTKLAGQILAGGIMAFYGVRLLSLPILGVTYLPEPVMVTLTILVVVISTNAVNFIDGLDGLAAGVVLIAAGAFFGWTYLISRNFDPPNVFSEATFISAALIGVCLGFLPHNFHPARLFMGDAGALLLGLLLAAATISMTGSVDPSSSVASASAATAFLLPILIPLAILALPFLDMVLAVLRRTRAGQLPWKPDRGHLHHRMLDIGHSHRRAVVLLYLWALLIAAGSVSFAYLPFWVSLTGILGLLVLAVGLTWRAEPARSSDATST from the coding sequence GTGCGCGAGTTCATGATGGTGCTGCTGACAGCAGCGATCGTGACCTACCTGGCCACCCCCCTGGTCCGCCGCCTCGCCCTGCGCGTGGGAGCCATCACCGCGGTGCGCGACCGCGACGTCCACTCGGTGCCGATCCCTCGGCTCGGCGGGGTCGCCATGCTGCTGGGCTTCGCGGCGGCGGTGCTGCTCGGCTCCCAGCTGCCCTACCACGGGCAGCTCTTCGACGCGACGCCCCGGCTCTTCGGCGTGCTGGCAGCCGCGGCCCTCATCACCGCGCTCGGGGCCATCGACGACATCCGCGAGCTGGACTGGATGACCAAGCTGGCCGGACAGATCCTGGCCGGCGGGATCATGGCGTTCTACGGCGTGCGGCTGCTCTCGCTGCCCATCCTGGGCGTGACCTACCTGCCCGAGCCGGTGATGGTGACCCTGACCATCCTCGTCGTCGTCATCTCCACCAACGCGGTGAACTTCATCGACGGGCTGGACGGGCTCGCGGCGGGCGTGGTGCTCATCGCGGCAGGGGCGTTCTTCGGCTGGACCTACCTGATCAGCCGCAACTTCGACCCGCCCAACGTCTTCTCCGAGGCGACCTTCATCAGTGCCGCCCTCATCGGGGTGTGCCTGGGCTTCCTGCCGCACAACTTCCACCCGGCGCGTCTCTTCATGGGGGACGCCGGGGCGCTGCTGCTCGGCCTGCTGCTCGCGGCGGCGACCATCTCGATGACGGGGTCGGTGGACCCGAGCTCCTCGGTCGCCAGCGCCTCCGCGGCGACGGCCTTCCTGCTCCCGATCCTCATCCCGCTCGCCATCCTCGCCCTGCCCTTCCTCGACATGGTGCTGGCCGTCCTGCGGCGGACCAGGGCAGGTCAGCTGCCGTGGAAGCCGGACCGCGGCCACCTGCACCACCGGATGCTCGACATCGGGCACAGCCACCGGCGGGCGGTGGTGCTCCTCTACCTCTGGGCCCTGCTCATCGCGGCGGGGAGCGTGTCCTTCGCCTACCTGCCCTTCTGGGTGTCGCTGACCGGCATCCTCGGGCTGCTCGTCCTGGCCGTGGGGCTGACCTGGCGTGCCGAGCCGGCACGCTCCTCCGACGCCACCTCGACGTAG
- the prfA gene encoding peptide chain release factor 1, producing MFDSARPLLEEHADIERQLADPAVHGDPSALRRLNKRYAALGPVVAAYRSWETATGDLEAARELAQEDPAFAAELPDLEQAAGDAAEHLRRQLVPRDPDDDRDVILEVKAGEGGEESALFAGDLMRMYLRYAERRGWRTEMLDATPSDLGGYKEARVSVAAPGTPQPGDAPWARLKYEGGVHRVQRVPVTESQGRVHTSAAGVLVMPEIEDPAEVDLDPHDLKIDVFRSSGPGGQSVNTTDSAVRITHLPTGLVVSCQNEKSQLQNKESALRVLRARLHQIAVEEAEAAASQARRSQVRTVDRSERIRTYNFGENRIADHRTGFKAYNLDQVLDGDLDPVVQSAVDADEAARLDAVSRQ from the coding sequence GTGTTCGACTCCGCCCGACCGCTGCTCGAGGAGCACGCGGACATCGAGCGGCAGCTCGCCGACCCCGCGGTGCACGGCGACCCCTCGGCGCTGCGGCGGCTCAACAAGAGGTATGCCGCCCTCGGGCCGGTCGTCGCGGCATACCGGTCCTGGGAGACGGCGACCGGTGACCTCGAGGCCGCGCGCGAGCTCGCGCAGGAGGACCCGGCCTTCGCGGCCGAGCTGCCCGACCTGGAGCAGGCGGCCGGGGACGCGGCGGAGCACCTGCGGCGCCAGCTCGTCCCGCGCGACCCGGACGACGACCGCGACGTGATCCTCGAGGTCAAGGCCGGAGAGGGCGGCGAGGAGTCGGCGCTCTTCGCCGGGGACCTCATGCGGATGTACCTGCGCTACGCCGAGCGGCGGGGCTGGCGGACCGAGATGCTCGACGCCACCCCCTCGGACCTCGGCGGCTACAAGGAGGCCCGGGTGTCGGTGGCGGCGCCGGGCACGCCGCAGCCGGGTGACGCGCCGTGGGCCCGGCTGAAGTACGAGGGCGGCGTCCACCGGGTGCAGCGGGTGCCGGTCACCGAGAGCCAGGGCCGGGTGCACACCTCGGCGGCCGGGGTGCTCGTCATGCCCGAGATCGAGGACCCGGCCGAGGTCGACCTCGACCCGCACGACCTCAAGATCGACGTCTTCCGCTCCTCCGGGCCCGGCGGGCAGTCGGTCAACACGACCGACTCCGCGGTCCGGATCACGCACCTGCCGACCGGGCTGGTCGTCTCCTGCCAGAACGAGAAGAGCCAGCTGCAGAACAAGGAGTCGGCCCTGCGCGTGCTCCGCGCGCGCCTGCACCAGATCGCCGTCGAGGAGGCCGAGGCGGCGGCCAGCCAGGCCCGGCGCAGCCAGGTCCGGACCGTGGACCGCAGCGAGCGCATCCGCACCTACAACTTCGGGGAGAACCGCATCGCCGACCACCGGACCGGCTTCAAGGCCTACAACCTGGACCAGGTGCTCGACGGCGACCTCGACCCGGTCGTGCAGTCCGCCGTGGACGCGGACGAGGCCGCGCGGCTGGACGCCGTGAGCCGGCAGTGA